A window from Leuconostoc mesenteroides subsp. mesenteroides encodes these proteins:
- a CDS encoding DUF1273 family protein: MRLWVTGYRSYELGTFGDKDPKIKVIKYALHQTLKEQIDNGLEWVITGAQLGIEQWTIEVVADMKKEYPQLKLAVMLPFKQFGSQWREDNQVKLQKLIAQSDFSESVSTKPFQSPIQLKNYQKFMLAHTDSALFFYDTEFEGKTLFDFQVVTNYQTQTPYPLVQVDMYQLQEYASELEEKINESHYDY, from the coding sequence ATGCGACTTTGGGTAACGGGTTATCGAAGCTATGAGCTAGGAACCTTTGGTGACAAAGATCCTAAAATTAAAGTTATCAAGTATGCATTACATCAAACGCTAAAAGAACAGATTGATAATGGATTGGAATGGGTTATCACTGGGGCCCAATTAGGCATCGAGCAATGGACAATTGAAGTCGTTGCTGATATGAAGAAAGAATACCCGCAGCTTAAATTGGCTGTGATGTTGCCTTTTAAACAGTTTGGCAGTCAATGGCGTGAAGATAATCAAGTTAAATTGCAGAAATTGATTGCACAAAGTGACTTTTCTGAAAGCGTATCGACTAAACCCTTTCAATCACCAATTCAACTCAAAAATTACCAGAAGTTTATGTTGGCACACACAGATAGTGCATTGTTCTTTTATGATACGGAATTTGAAGGCAAGACATTGTTTGATTTCCAAGTTGTAACAAATTATCAAACACAAACACCATATCCGCTTGTTCAAGTGGACATGTATCAGTTACAAGAGTATGCATCGGAACTTGAAGAAAAAATAAATGAAAGCCATTATGATTATTAG
- a CDS encoding DivIVA domain-containing protein, protein MEQVKYTQKDILERVFKQKRMGVGYDPADVDSFLDDIIKDYGAFGSRVDQLKSEVARLQVALKDAQDQLVAVKQQQSVAPQQPVQTVSQSQPVEDQRQVAVAQQAAVTNLDLIKRVANLERVVFGRDHSSAE, encoded by the coding sequence GTGGAACAAGTAAAATACACGCAAAAAGACATTTTGGAACGCGTCTTTAAGCAGAAACGTATGGGGGTCGGTTATGACCCTGCTGATGTTGACAGCTTTCTAGATGATATTATTAAAGATTACGGTGCATTTGGTAGCCGTGTTGATCAACTAAAAAGTGAAGTGGCTCGTTTACAAGTTGCTTTGAAAGATGCACAAGATCAACTAGTTGCTGTTAAACAGCAACAAAGTGTTGCACCGCAACAACCAGTTCAAACTGTTTCTCAATCTCAGCCGGTTGAGGATCAAAGACAAGTAGCAGTCGCACAGCAAGCGGCAGTAACTAACTTAGATTTGATTAAGCGTGTTGCTAATTTGGAACGCGTAGTGTTTGGACGCGATCACAGTAGTGCTGAATAA